The Bacteroidota bacterium genomic interval GGGCGCGGACCAGGGGACGACGAGGCGTTGCCCGTCATAACGCCCGGGCACGGTACGTTGCGCGTCCTCGAAGGCATACGACACGCCTCCGCGTAGCCTCGACCCGTGGTAGTCGAGCCGCAGCCCGCCGCCAACCGTGCGCCCCGTCGCGCCCGCAAGGGCGTCGCGATCGTCGGTGACGAGTTGGCCGTCTACGTCTCGTGCAGCTTGCAGCGCAGGCACGTCCAGCGCGAGCACGCGGCCTTCCCACCGCGCAAACGCCTCGATACGAAACGACCACGTCTCACTGGGCATGATGAGCGCGTCAGCAGCTAGGTGGAGGGCACGGGGTGGTGCGCCTTCGGAGACGGGGAGCCAGAACAGCAATTCAGGAGCAATGGCGGCCGGGCCTGGGTTGCGGAAGGCAAAGCCGTTCACGAACTGCCGATAGAGGCCGCCTGCTAGCCGGAGCGCATAGGCGCCCACTGCGCCGGTGCCGTCGTAGCGGATCGCACCGCGAGGCTCGGCGTAGAGCGTCTGAGAGGCGGGCACATACGTGAGCCGCGTGCTACCCTCCAACGTGGTGCTGAAGCCGAGCGTGGCACGGGCTTCCACGGTCCCGTAGACGTGCCAGGCGTCAGAAGCAAGGGCGAGCGGCGCGATGAAGACATGCCCCGCGTCGAAGCGGGCCCGGGTGTAGGCGGCACCGAGGATGGCCCGCACCTCGCGGCCAGGCGCGAGGCTGAGGCTGCCATCCACGTCGAGCGCCAACTCGGTTAGACTGTGGGCGGCGTTCCCGCCTTGGCCCTCCGCAACCCGGCCGAAGAGCACATCGGCGGTCGCGGCCGCATCGGCAGGATCGAGGGCGCCGCGGTTGAAACGGTAGTCGTAGCCCGAGCGGTGGTACGCACCGCGAGCCTGCACGCCGACCACGCCGCGCGCACCCACAAGCCGACGGGCACGTGCCTGGCCCGCCCAGTTGCGCCAGTCATATTCGTCGCGGAACGCGAGCACTTCAGCAGCCTCGGTTCGGGTCACCGCGCGGTCGGCATCGACGTGGTTGCGCGCGTGGTAGCCCGAGACGTGGACGGTGGAGAGGGCATCGGGACGAAAACGCGCAGCAGCGTGTAGGTCGGTGAAGGCAACGGTGGGCCTGTAGGCGACCCCGGCAAGGTCGTCCGCGCGAACGTCATCGCCGAGCCACAGACTCGTGAACACGGGGTCGGTCGCGCCCCACTCGCGCAGCATCGTGCGCAGCCCCGCTTCTTGGCGCACGTCCCATAGGCTCTGCCGCAGGGCCACCATCAAGGCGCCCGATCCGAGGCCAGGGAGCGCGATTGGGGTGTTCACGCGCGCGTTCGTGCTCACCGGGTCCGCTGTCATGGCCACGGCCGGGCCGGTGTCGAGGCGGTGTGTGAGTTCCACGACGCCGGTGAGTTGGCTGCCTAGCGCCCCGCTGAAGCCCGCCTTATGGATCGTCATGCGGTCCAGGGCGAGCGGGCTGAATGCGCCGAGGTGGCGGCCCAGCGCCACGGGATCGCGGACAGCCACGCCGTCGAGAAGGACGAGGTGCTCCGTGGCGCTTCCCCCTTGCACGTGGAGGTCGGCGACGGCAGGCACCGCAGCGACGCCCAGGAAGTCTCGAGCGCCCGCCATCACATCGGACGTGCCCACGCCGGTGGATGCAGTCGGATGCCCTGCTAGGTCTCGCTCGCCAAGGCCGAGGAGCGCCGACGGGATGCGTTGGGCGAGCCCGTCGACGACAACGGGTGCAGCCTCCGCGGGGGCCCCGTCGAGCACGACTTCGACGCGAGCAGCCATGCCAGGCTCTACGAAGATGGCCTGCGGTCCCGACGGTGCGTAGGCGACGTGGGTGGCTACGACTTCGTAGCGACCCGGCTGCAGGTCGGCGAACGCGAACAAGCCGTCCTCGTCGGCAGCTGTGGCGAGAGACGCATCGGCGAGCAGCACGTGCGCGAAGGGGAGAGGCGCACCCGTGCCAGCGTCGACCACACGCCCCGCGAGCCGGCCCGAAAGAGGCTGCTGGACGGGCGCCTCGATAAGCACGTAGGTACCTGCCGAGGTCCGCACGAAATCCAGGCCGCTGCCGTCGAGGACGCAGCGGAGGAGGTCCTCGGCCGTGGCATCGCTCGCCGAGCAATAGACGGACTGATCCGATGCCAACGCCGACGGGTAGACGAGGTCGATGCCGGTGAGACGGACGACCTCAGACAGGGCCGTCGTCACATCGGCGCCGCGTATCGTGAGCGAGTAGCGCCCGGCATCGGATGTATGCTCCTGCGCAGCGACGGGCGGGACGAGCAGCAGTGCCACGAGCGCGAGGGCGAGACGCAGGCTCATCGTACCGTCGGTGACACGTGGAAGCCACCGTGGCGAGGTTCGACGCGGAGCCCGGCTGCGAGAGCCAGGTCGTTCATGAGGGCCTCCGCCGAGCGCGGGCCGAGGTAGAGCGTCAGCTGTCGGTCAAGCGGGACGTTCGTCGCCGTCGAGATCGTGACGCCGTAGCGGCGCTCCACGGCGCGGAGCACATCGGCGAGCGGCTGCGCCTCGGCCACGAAGCCGCCGTCGCGCCACGCAAGCGCCCGATCGAGCGCGACAGGCACGGGTGCCGTCGGAGCGACGACGCCCTCGTTGGCGCGCACCACGGTGGCTTCTCCGGGCGCGAGTACGACCGTGGTTTCGGTGTTGCCCGCGTTGACCGCAACCGACCCCTCTTCCAGCACGACATGGGTCGCAGCGTCTCCATCGTCGGCGTATGCCTGCACGTTGAAGCGCGTGCCAAGGACCGTCATCTCCGCGTTGAACGTTGTCACGACAAAAGGCCGCGCGCCAGACTCGACCTCGAAGAACGCTTCACCGTTGAGACGCACGGCGCGTGTGTCAGCCTGCCGGAAGCCGAGGGCCCGGAAGCCCGACGCATAGGTCAGCGTCGTCCCACCGCTCAGCGTGATCGTCGAGCCGTCGGGCAGCGTGGCTGCGACCTGCTCGCCGGGAGCAGCGCGCAGCGTGACTGCTTGCTGAGCCCACCACTGGCCGAAGGTCAGCGCCGTGAGCAGCACCGCCGCGATACCGACGCCCCAGCGGGCTCGCCTACGTCTACGCGGGGTGCGGATTGCAGGACGGTCCGCACGAACACGTGTCGCTGAGGAGGACGCTGTGCCGGGCTCGTCCAGGCGGCGCTCCAGGTCGGCCAGTGCGTCTTCCGTGGAGGGGATGCCGCTGAGATTGGGCGCGGCGGCAGCGAGTGCCTGCCACAGGCCCGCAGCTCGGTCTGCTGCGTCGGCATCGTCGTAGGCGTCGCGAAGGTCGGGTGGGAGATCAGGCTTCATTGCGGTCACGGTACGCTGAGGTGTCTCATCGAAACGACAGACACGGAATCAGCAGATGCGAAGTCGGGTGCTGCACGCTCGGCAGGGGGCATGGTCGTTAGGCTCGATCAGCAGCATTGAAGGCGTCGAGTCGGGCTTGGATCGTCGCGAGGCCGCGGACGATGTGGTTATTGACAGTCCGCGGCGCGCAGCCCATCACAGCCGCAGCCTGATCATGGCTCAAATGCTGAAAGCGGGTGAGCGAGATCGCCTCGCGCTGGCGGTCAGGTAAGTCCGCCATCCATGACCGAAGGCGAGCGGCGAGCCGGTCAGCGTCAACGCGCTCGACTGGAGCCAAGGAGGATTCATTCTCAAGGCGGATGCTGTCGTGCTTAGCCCTTCGGCGGCGGCGGTTGCGTTGGAGGTTGAGGGCGCGGTTGCGTGCCATGCGAAAGAGCAAGCCCTGGATCGGCTGGCTAGGGTCGAGGTCGGTCCGCATCTGCCACAACTTGAGGAAGACATCCTGCACGAGATCGTGCGCCGCAGCGGCATCGCCCGTGAACGAGGTGGCGTACCGAACGAGCGACACGCGAAGGGTACGGAACAAGTCGGCGAAGGCCGCGCGATCAGACGCTCGGATACGGCGGCAGAGTGCCGAGAGCGTGGGATCGTCCGTCGAGGATGGGGGGGTAGGAAGCGGGGCCACGTAGCGTGCTGACAGTGGGGAAGTCGCAAGGAAAGCACCACAGCAGCAAGGTCTGACCAGTCGCCAGTGAAAAAAAGTGGGGACCCCCGCACAGCGGGCGTCCCCGGTAGAAGGCCAGTGTGGCAGGCCGGGAAACTACGGGGTATCGCCGTAGCCTCCATAGCCCCCTTCGCTGCCGGTTGAGCCGCTGTCGGCACCGCCCCCGGCGATGCTGTCGGGCGCGGTCTCCGTGCCATTGTTCACGGTGACGAAGGTGCCAGGCGTGGGCTGGCTGATGCCCTTGGTGTCGCCCCGTACCTCGTCGGCGAAGAACGTGTAGAGCGGCCAGCCTTTGAAGGTCAACTGCTGGCGACCAAACACATCGATCACGCCAAAGTCCGCCTGGTCGTAGGCGCTAGGAACTGCGCCCGCCTCGAAATAGAGGGGCCAGATGCCATCGTTGCTGAAGTCGGGTGCCGTGAAGTTGTTGGTCGCGTTGGCGTCGCCCGTAAAGCGGTAGAGCGTGATGCCAGCCGGGTCGGTGAGGAAGCGGCTGACGGCGTCGCCAAGCGTACCATCTTCGAGGTAGTTGTTGCCATCCGCGCCAACGAGTTGTTTGCGGGCTACGAGCACGCCATAGTCCGGCTTTGCGGCGAACCAGACGCCACCGACGCCGTCGCCGAGGACACTGCGCGGGGACTCGACCTGGCCGTTGCCGTCGGGCGAGAAATTGTAGAGCGGCCAGCCTTTGTAGGTGATCTGGCTGAGGCCGTCGGGGCGAGTGATTTCGTCAAAGTCGGCAGGGTCGAGGCGCGGGTCGAGGATCAACTCCTCGACGAAGTAGACGGGCCACGTGTCGAGGCACGGGCCGAGGCAGGCCGGGGTGCCGTCGGGCTCGTTGGCGAAAACATAGAGCGTGCGCCCACGGTTGCCGATGAGCACGTCGCCAAGGTCGGCGTCAGCACGAATGACGACGCTGCGCTCCACAACACCGTCTTTGTAGTCACAGCCGACGAGACCTGTGGCGATCAGGAGCAGCGCAAGGCTGAAGTGCGCACCGCGAAGAGAACGAAATAGCATGGAAGGATCGAAGTAGGGATGGAGGTAAAAGCGCTGGGCGTCTGCGCGCCCGTCGCTTTACCAGACCCGGACATGCGGGCAGTGACCAGTCTCTATGTAGGAAAGAGAAAAAGACGACAAGTGATGGGAAGCGATGCATGGATCGCGGACCTTCACAACACTGGGAGGTAGTGGAAAACGTCGTGGTAGAGGCATCCTCGCTTTGAGGCCTTGCAATGCTAGGGGAGGGCGCTGGTCGTTATGAACGATTTGAGAATCGTGGGAGGAAGACAGCACGCTAACAGCTAGGGAATCACGCAGGAGCTATATTTGGACTCGATCTAAATAAGTGTCTACGTCCTCTCCATGTGGCGCCCCCCATCTCTCCGCGCGGTCGTTCTCGCCTCAAGCTGCGTGCTCGCACTGGCCACCTTCACCGGCTGCGGCGACGACCCGCTTCTCGCTCCCACTTCGACTGAAACGTCGGGGGGGAGCTACGGCCTGCTTGGCTTCGATCCGCCTTTGGACAATACGATGGCGGACTCTACAGCCACTGCCCCTGGAGCGAGACAGGAGCCTCCTGCCTCGAATCCTCGCCAGTTCTAGCGAGCGTCCTCCCTCGCGAGGTTCACACTCCCTGATGCCCCCGGTGGTGTCGGCCTTCTCTCGTACCCCACACCCAGGTTTCGTGCGTCCTGTCATTCCCTGCGCTCGCTTAATCACCCTGCTCGTGCTCCTAGCCGTGTGGTGTAGCACGGCTGCGTCCTCCCTGGCGTTCTCGGCGAGCATGTCACAGCTGAAGGACGCTCAGGTGACGGGTAGGGTCGTAGAGGCTGGGACCGGCACGCCTGTCGTCGGTGCCACGGTCACGGCGGTGAATGCAGGCTTCCGAGGAGCGGCAACGGACGTTGAGGGGCGTTTTCAACTGACTCTTCCCGAAGGACGGGTCGTCCTCGAAGTGCGCTCCATCGGCTTTGCCACGAAGCGCATCGTCGTGGTTGCGGGCAGCGATGACGCACGCGGCCTCCGCATCGACCTGGACGTGGCTGCGGTCGAGATCGAAGGCATCGAGGTGCTCGCGACGCGGGGGCAGGCCTATGAGCGCCTCCCGGGCACCGCGACCCTCGTGAGTGCCGCCGATGTCGAGCAACTTCAGCCGATTGGGACGCAAGAGCTCTTGGAATTTGTCCCTGGCGTCAACTCGGCGGCGGACGACGGCTTCGGCAACGCGCGGCTTTCGATCGGCATCCGCGGACTCAACCCGCGCCGCTCCTCCCGCGTGCTCGTCCTCGAAGACGGCATTCCGATCCAACCGGCCGTCTACGTCTACCCCAATATGTACTACAACCCGCCCGTCGAGCGCATCGACCGGGTGGAGGTCATCAAGGGAAGCAGCACCATTCGCTACGGCCCGCAGACAATGGGGGGCGTGATCAACTACATCACGAGCCGTCCGCGTCAGTCGTTCGGCGGCGAGGGCCAGGTCATCGTCGGCGAAAACGGCTATGTGAGCGCCTTCGGCGAAGTCGGTGGCTTCGGAACGCGCGACTTCGTTCCTGAACTCCAACTGCTCGCCAAGCGAGGCGACGGCTTCCGCGAGAACAACGGCTTCTACCAGCTCAACGCCACCGCGAAAGCCACCATCCGTGTCAGCCCACAAAGCACACTCTTCCTCAAGGCCAACGGCAACATCGAGGACTACGGCGCGACCTACACCGGCCTGACTGAGTTCACGTTCGGCGACGACGCGACCTTTAACCCAAAGGACGACGACACCTTCCTGGTGCGCCGCGCCGCGCTCGACGCGATCTACAACCGTGCGCTCAGTCCGCGCCTGGCCTCGCTCACGCGTGCCTACATCAATGTCTTCGACCGCCGCTGGTGGCGCGAGAACGACGTCTTCATCCGCGCAGCCGACCTCGACGCGTACAACCAGGACCCGACCAGTGTCACGTTTGTGAGTCCGTTTGCCATCACGGATGCCTCCGAGGTGGTCCGCGTGGGCAACGGGCGCAACAACTTCGGCATCCTGCGCACCTTCTACGCCGCAGGCGTCGAGCACACCTACACTTGGCAGCATAGTCTGCTTGGCGCCGCCTCGGAACTCGAAGCAGGAGCACGTCTCCACGTCGAGCGCTTCGTCGACGACCGCGTGCTCGGCGACGCCACGGATGCGCGCGAGGGCGTCTACACGCAGCCCGACGAGGACGACCCAGATACGGAGGTCATCGCGACCAACCCGGCGGCGGGGGTCGTCGCTAAGGCGCAGAACTACGAGACTGCAGCCCTCGCAGTGTTCGCGCAACAGCGGATGACGTTTGGGTCGCTCCAGGTCACACCGGGCGTCCGCGTTGAGGCGTTTGAGCAGGAGCGCGTGGATCGGCTTCAGGGTAGCACGCTTGATGACAACACGACGCTCGTGGTGCTCCCCGGCATCGGCATGAACTACCAGATTGGCGCGACGAATCTGTTTGGCGGCGTCCACCGCGGCTTCACGCCGCCGTCGAGCGGCGCGCTCACCATCGTGGACTTCGGCGGAGCCGCCGACGAGGGGGGGCTCGACGTGGAGGCTGAGAAGAGCTGGAATTTCGAGCTCGGCGTCCGCACGGCCACGCCGCTCGTAGCCGCCGAGGTGGCGGGCTTCTTCCTCCACATTGATGACCTCGTGGCAGCGGGCCGGGGTACGGCCTTCCGCAACCTGGGCAGCGCGCGCACCTATGGCTTGGAGGTAGCAGGTACCGTCAACGGCGGGGTCCTTGGTCCCCTTCCCACACTCCACCTCGCCTACACGCTACTCAACACGGAAGTGCTTGACGGCGTGATTCCCTCGGCGCTCTCGAACAACGCCCTCGCCGACCTCGAGGGCAACGAGTTGCCCTACGCGCCGCGCCACACCGTCGCCGTGGGTCTCTCGCAGACCGTGCGCGGCGTCACGGCGCGCGTCGATGCTCGCTACGTGAGCGAGGTCTTCACCGACTTCGAGAACCTTGATTTCACGACTGGGCGCGGCGACACCGGCCCTGTCCCCGACTACGTAGTGCTGAACGCAAGCATCCGCGTGCCTGTGGGCGACCGCCTCGTAGCCCAACTCACCGGTAAGAACCTCCTCGACGAAGTCTACATCGGCTCGCGGCTCCACTCGAACCCACGACAGGTGACGGCCAACGCGAGTTCGGGCATCCTGCCTGGCCCTCGCCGTCAGCTCAACCTGAGCCTCAAGTACCGCTTCTAGCCCTCTCAAGTATTCCGTGCGTGGCGTCCTACCGTGTCGTCCCACGGACTAGACCCCTCATCGGGTCCACCCAGCGCGCCATCCGGCCCGTGAACCCCATTCGATCCAACTAACTCCACGCTACGCATACCCATGCGCTTCAACACAACCCTACCTACGCTGGTGCTGCTTCTGGCAGCGCTGGTCTTTGTCGGCTGCGACAGCGACGGCTCCGACGACCCAGGCCCGGACCCGGGCAACGGCCTGATTGACGTCCCGGCGACTTACAACTTCACCAGCACCTTCGAGGGCCAGGAGAGCGAAAGCTCCGTCGACATCGGCGGCATGGTCGTCCGCCAGCTACTCCTCCAGGACCTCAAGTCCACGATCGACGCCCTCGCCAAGCCGGGCGCCACGCCGATCACGGTCGCGGAGCTCAACGAGATCTACGACTATGACGACGACGGCCGGGCCATCCTCTCGGGCGTGCCGGACGGCCTTACCCGCGGCGCGACGACCTACGAGGAGATCTCGACCGGCAAGAACCTCCGCGGTCGCAAGGGCGCCGACGCCACGCTGCTCTACAGCGCCGGCCTCGTCGGGGCTGCGGACGTCACCGTCAACGACGTGATGCAGGCCTACTTCCAGATCATCGCGGACAACTCCAACGACCCCGCGAAGCTCGGAACGCCGGCCGTCTACACGACCGACGACGGCGTGGACCTCACCCAGATGATCAACAAGATCCTCATCGGGGCCATCCTCTTCGACCAGCTCTCGAACAAGTACCTCGCCGACATCCTGGACCGGGACAACACGGAGCCGCGTGACGAGGGCAAGCCCGACACCGAGCAGGAGCACCGCTTCGACGAGGCCTACGGCTACTTCGGCGCGGCGCGGAACTACCGCACCTACACCGACGACATGCTCGCGGGCGGCGTGACCGACTTCGCCCAGGACAGCAACGGAGACGGCGTGCTCGACTACACGACGGAGTACAACTTCGGCATCGCCCGCAACGCTGGGAAGCGTGACAAGGGCGGCGTCGGCGTCAACTTCACCGAGGAGATCTTCGAGGCCTTCCTGCGCGGCCGCACGGCGGTCGTCAACGGCAACCTGACCGAACTGGCTGCCGCTCGCGAGGACGCCTCGCAGGGCTTCGAGAAGGTCATCGCTGCCACGGCGGTGCACTACATCAACGACACGCTCACGGAGATGGAAGGCCTGACCCAGGCCGAGGTCGACGGCAAGAACGACGTCAGCCTCAACAAATTCTGGGGCGAGATGAAGGGCTTTACCTATGCGCTCCAGTTCTCCTACCGCGGCGACGGCGGCTTCACGGGCGGCGCGCTCAACATCATCAGCCTGAGCGATCTCCAGCAGATCCACGCGCTGATGGGCAATGCGCCGGTCTACGCCCTCCCGGGCTCGGCTGAGTACGACGCCTACGTGGCGGACCTCAACCAGGCCAAGGACATCTTCCAGGCGGCGTATGGCTTCTCGCAGACCAACATGGACCAGTGGTAGGCCGTGCCTGCCCTGCCCATAGCTGAGGCAGCCCCGCCGACACCTCCATCGGCTCCGCGCGTCCCGCCGTCTTCGCGATGGCGGGGCGCGTGGCGTTGGGGTGACTCGACATCAGACCTCTGTGCCTGGGTCGGTCTGCTCGCCGTGAGCCTGACGACGCGCCTGGCCACGACGGTCACCTACATCGAGGACCCCGATAGCCTCCGCTTTGCCCTCAGTGTCGCCGATGGGTTCGACTTGGCTGCGCTCCAGCCCCACTTCCCGGGCTACCCGGTCTTCTGGGGCGTGG includes:
- a CDS encoding TonB-dependent receptor — its product is MSQLKDAQVTGRVVEAGTGTPVVGATVTAVNAGFRGAATDVEGRFQLTLPEGRVVLEVRSIGFATKRIVVVAGSDDARGLRIDLDVAAVEIEGIEVLATRGQAYERLPGTATLVSAADVEQLQPIGTQELLEFVPGVNSAADDGFGNARLSIGIRGLNPRRSSRVLVLEDGIPIQPAVYVYPNMYYNPPVERIDRVEVIKGSSTIRYGPQTMGGVINYITSRPRQSFGGEGQVIVGENGYVSAFGEVGGFGTRDFVPELQLLAKRGDGFRENNGFYQLNATAKATIRVSPQSTLFLKANGNIEDYGATYTGLTEFTFGDDATFNPKDDDTFLVRRAALDAIYNRALSPRLASLTRAYINVFDRRWWRENDVFIRAADLDAYNQDPTSVTFVSPFAITDASEVVRVGNGRNNFGILRTFYAAGVEHTYTWQHSLLGAASELEAGARLHVERFVDDRVLGDATDAREGVYTQPDEDDPDTEVIATNPAAGVVAKAQNYETAALAVFAQQRMTFGSLQVTPGVRVEAFEQERVDRLQGSTLDDNTTLVVLPGIGMNYQIGATNLFGGVHRGFTPPSSGALTIVDFGGAADEGGLDVEAEKSWNFELGVRTATPLVAAEVAGFFLHIDDLVAAGRGTAFRNLGSARTYGLEVAGTVNGGVLGPLPTLHLAYTLLNTEVLDGVIPSALSNNALADLEGNELPYAPRHTVAVGLSQTVRGVTARVDARYVSEVFTDFENLDFTTGRGDTGPVPDYVVLNASIRVPVGDRLVAQLTGKNLLDEVYIGSRLHSNPRQVTANASSGILPGPRRQLNLSLKYRF
- a CDS encoding carboxypeptidase regulatory-like domain-containing protein yields the protein MSLRLALALVALLLVPPVAAQEHTSDAGRYSLTIRGADVTTALSEVVRLTGIDLVYPSALASDQSVYCSASDATAEDLLRCVLDGSGLDFVRTSAGTYVLIEAPVQQPLSGRLAGRVVDAGTGAPLPFAHVLLADASLATAADEDGLFAFADLQPGRYEVVATHVAYAPSGPQAIFVEPGMAARVEVVLDGAPAEAAPVVVDGLAQRIPSALLGLGERDLAGHPTASTGVGTSDVMAGARDFLGVAAVPAVADLHVQGGSATEHLVLLDGVAVRDPVALGRHLGAFSPLALDRMTIHKAGFSGALGSQLTGVVELTHRLDTGPAVAMTADPVSTNARVNTPIALPGLGSGALMVALRQSLWDVRQEAGLRTMLREWGATDPVFTSLWLGDDVRADDLAGVAYRPTVAFTDLHAAARFRPDALSTVHVSGYHARNHVDADRAVTRTEAAEVLAFRDEYDWRNWAGQARARRLVGARGVVGVQARGAYHRSGYDYRFNRGALDPADAAATADVLFGRVAEGQGGNAAHSLTELALDVDGSLSLAPGREVRAILGAAYTRARFDAGHVFIAPLALASDAWHVYGTVEARATLGFSTTLEGSTRLTYVPASQTLYAEPRGAIRYDGTGAVGAYALRLAGGLYRQFVNGFAFRNPGPAAIAPELLFWLPVSEGAPPRALHLAADALIMPSETWSFRIEAFARWEGRVLALDVPALQAARDVDGQLVTDDRDALAGATGRTVGGGLRLDYHGSRLRGGVSYAFEDAQRTVPGRYDGQRLVVPWSAPHRLRGDADLRFDAGLGLDAVGLRALGQAAVGRTWGYRSAYYDYLPDVSSPLLDAGFRAELDEPDTAQLPADVRLDLGVYAEHALGPTQLRLDVGVTDVLDRTNAYDWTRSSPNTDGLPRERGLPGRRWTVQLRMSL
- a CDS encoding sigma-70 family RNA polymerase sigma factor encodes the protein MAPLPTPPSSTDDPTLSALCRRIRASDRAAFADLFRTLRVSLVRYATSFTGDAAAAHDLVQDVFLKLWQMRTDLDPSQPIQGLLFRMARNRALNLQRNRRRRRAKHDSIRLENESSLAPVERVDADRLAARLRSWMADLPDRQREAISLTRFQHLSHDQAAAVMGCAPRTVNNHIVRGLATIQARLDAFNAADRA
- a CDS encoding DUF4856 domain-containing protein — its product is MRFNTTLPTLVLLLAALVFVGCDSDGSDDPGPDPGNGLIDVPATYNFTSTFEGQESESSVDIGGMVVRQLLLQDLKSTIDALAKPGATPITVAELNEIYDYDDDGRAILSGVPDGLTRGATTYEEISTGKNLRGRKGADATLLYSAGLVGAADVTVNDVMQAYFQIIADNSNDPAKLGTPAVYTTDDGVDLTQMINKILIGAILFDQLSNKYLADILDRDNTEPRDEGKPDTEQEHRFDEAYGYFGAARNYRTYTDDMLAGGVTDFAQDSNGDGVLDYTTEYNFGIARNAGKRDKGGVGVNFTEEIFEAFLRGRTAVVNGNLTELAAAREDASQGFEKVIAATAVHYINDTLTEMEGLTQAEVDGKNDVSLNKFWGEMKGFTYALQFSYRGDGGFTGGALNIISLSDLQQIHALMGNAPVYALPGSAEYDAYVADLNQAKDIFQAAYGFSQTNMDQW
- a CDS encoding FecR domain-containing protein, encoding MKPDLPPDLRDAYDDADAADRAAGLWQALAAAAPNLSGIPSTEDALADLERRLDEPGTASSSATRVRADRPAIRTPRRRRRARWGVGIAAVLLTALTFGQWWAQQAVTLRAAPGEQVAATLPDGSTITLSGGTTLTYASGFRALGFRQADTRAVRLNGEAFFEVESGARPFVVTTFNAEMTVLGTRFNVQAYADDGDAATHVVLEEGSVAVNAGNTETTVVLAPGEATVVRANEGVVAPTAPVPVALDRALAWRDGGFVAEAQPLADVLRAVERRYGVTISTATNVPLDRQLTLYLGPRSAEALMNDLALAAGLRVEPRHGGFHVSPTVR